In Gemmatimonadaceae bacterium, one genomic interval encodes:
- a CDS encoding tetratricopeptide repeat protein codes for MSWLSRLLGGGNDKSNRRLDYLNEALTLEKSGDIEAALTSYRLALREKPDDHKILINMAIAYSRQSRLDEAIRCYKRALEIDPSLAAAHYGLAFLLIKRGDRDEATVHLESFLSSPPKSADPANIEHARKALDDLRNPQVDETAESPEVGG; via the coding sequence ATGTCATGGTTGAGCCGCCTCCTTGGCGGCGGGAATGACAAGAGCAACCGGCGCCTCGACTATCTCAACGAGGCGCTGACCCTCGAGAAGTCGGGGGACATCGAAGCTGCCCTGACCTCGTACCGCCTCGCCCTGCGCGAGAAGCCGGACGATCACAAGATCCTGATCAACATGGCCATTGCCTATTCGCGCCAGTCGCGATTGGACGAGGCCATCCGCTGTTACAAGCGGGCACTCGAGATCGATCCGTCGCTGGCCGCGGCGCATTACGGGCTCGCCTTCCTCCTCATCAAGCGGGGCGATCGCGACGAGGCGACGGTGCACCTCGAGTCCTTCCTGTCGTCGCCTCCAAAGAGCGCCGACCCGGCCAACATCGAGCACGCGCGAAAGGCACTGGACGACCTGCGCAATCCGCAGGTCGATGAGACGGCGGAGTCGCCAGAAGTCGGCGGCTAA
- a CDS encoding ParA family protein, with amino-acid sequence MGRVLAVVSQKGGVGKTTTSVNLAAAFARRGLKTLVIDVDPQGAVRYGIGLRRGHPSFGFADYLNGQRTLREIILPTALPWLRVILAGSVSDSADHTFYQQLIAETNVLRDLLQTARERCDVVVVDTPPGLGPIVHRVLEASQHVIVPLQCEPLALQTTPQILRGIQEIVDHNRELTLDGILLTMFEPNQPSSQRVADYVREHLPRNMVFDVVVPRTEAALEAFAAGQPVVLRTPADAASQSYINLATLLSERFR; translated from the coding sequence GTGGGGCGCGTCCTCGCGGTCGTCAGTCAGAAGGGAGGGGTTGGCAAGACCACCACGTCGGTGAACCTGGCCGCGGCTTTCGCCCGGCGCGGGCTCAAGACGCTCGTCATCGACGTGGACCCCCAGGGCGCCGTGCGATACGGCATCGGACTCCGGCGCGGGCATCCCAGCTTTGGGTTCGCCGACTACCTCAACGGCCAGCGAACGCTGCGGGAGATCATCCTCCCCACCGCCCTTCCCTGGCTTCGCGTGATCCTGGCCGGTTCGGTCTCCGACTCCGCCGATCACACCTTCTATCAGCAGCTCATCGCCGAGACGAACGTCCTGCGCGATCTCCTGCAGACGGCGCGCGAACGCTGCGACGTGGTGGTGGTCGACACGCCCCCCGGGCTCGGCCCCATCGTCCACCGCGTCCTCGAGGCGTCGCAGCACGTCATCGTCCCGCTGCAATGCGAACCGCTCGCCCTGCAGACAACTCCGCAGATCCTTCGGGGTATCCAGGAGATCGTGGACCACAACCGCGAACTCACCCTGGACGGGATTCTGCTCACGATGTTCGAGCCCAACCAACCGTCGTCGCAGCGCGTGGCGGACTACGTGCGGGAGCACCTCCCGCGCAACATGGTGTTCGATGTCGTGGTGCCGCGCACCGAGGCGGCGCTCGAAGCCTTTGCTGCGGGTCAGCCGGTGGTGCTGCGCACCCCTGCCGACGCCGCCTCGCAATCGTACATCAACCTCGCGACGCTCCTGTCGGAGCGCTTTCGCTGA